In Flammeovirgaceae bacterium, the sequence TAAACGGAAGCTTAATTCCTTATCATCCTTCATCAAAGCTTTCAACTCTTCAATGCTAAGCGGGCAAAGCACCGTACTGTTTTCCATGGCCTGCGCAAAATCCTTGCGCTTTTCTTCACCGGCAAGTGCCAGTTCCCCAAAAATCTCTCCTGTAGTAAGGATGGCACTAACAACTTCTTTTCCGTCATCCAGGTAATGACCGATTTTTACCCGTCCTTCAACGACCATATAAATATGACTGGCCTCATCATTGGGGATGTAAATAAACTGATCTTTGTGGTACTGCCTGAACTCATGCTTTTCGCCCATCACTTTTGTTTTGTGCGGGCACAATACGTTATACAAATTTACGCTTTCGAAATACCAGAGCGCAGCCGTGTTGCTCATAATCCAACAAAAGATTCTTTAAGTTAGCAAAAATTTGAGGCCATAGGTTAATGAAAAAACAAGTCAGCGAAATATGGCTTTATCCGGTTAAGTCGCTTGCCGGTATACGGGTAAACCAGGCTAAGGTTATGGAAAAAGGCCTGGAGCACGACAGGCGATTTATGCTGGTTGATGCCGACAACCGGTTTATTACACAACGTGAACATCCGCACCTGGCTCTTTTTAATACCGAAATGGTTGACAACCAGCTTCGAATAACGCACCGGCTAAGT encodes:
- a CDS encoding Crp/Fnr family transcriptional regulator, with the translated sequence MSNTAALWYFESVNLYNVLCPHKTKVMGEKHEFRQYHKDQFIYIPNDEASHIYMVVEGRVKIGHYLDDGKEVVSAILTTGEIFGELALAGEEKRKDFAQAMENSTVLCPLSIEELKALMKDDKELSFRLLKLVGLRLMRLERKLELLVFKDARTRIIEFLKDAASWKGKKVGFETMIPTKLTHKDIAALTGTSRQTVTTILNELKDQNLIYFDRRKILIRDLSQLK